A genomic window from Paucibacter sp. KCTC 42545 includes:
- a CDS encoding YqaA family protein, translated as MEQFLQSAIHSLLATMALPQVGLAAVFIVALVSATLLPLGSEPAVFLLVKADPSMFWPAVLVATVGNTLGGAISWWMGYAAEQAYEHAKREQPPNPRALRWLEQFGAKACLLSWLPVVGDPLCAVAGWLKLPFWPCVAYMAVGKLMRYVLMTASLLWVFPP; from the coding sequence ATGGAACAATTTCTGCAATCTGCTATTCACAGCCTGCTCGCCACCATGGCCTTGCCTCAGGTTGGGCTGGCGGCCGTCTTCATCGTGGCGCTGGTGTCGGCCACGCTTTTGCCGCTGGGCTCGGAGCCGGCGGTCTTCCTCTTGGTGAAGGCTGACCCCAGCATGTTTTGGCCCGCCGTGCTGGTGGCCACCGTGGGCAATACCCTGGGCGGCGCCATCAGTTGGTGGATGGGCTACGCCGCCGAGCAAGCTTATGAGCATGCCAAGCGCGAGCAGCCTCCCAACCCGCGCGCCTTGCGCTGGCTGGAGCAGTTTGGTGCCAAGGCTTGCCTGCTCAGCTGGTTGCCGGTGGTGGGCGATCCGCTGTGCGCCGTGGCCGGTTGGTTGAAGCTGCCCTTCTGGCCTTGTGTGGCCTATATGGCCGTGGGCAAGCTGATGCGCTACGTCCTGATGACGGCGAGCTTGCTTTGGGTATTCCCCCCCTGA
- a CDS encoding protein adenylyltransferase SelO, with protein sequence MTTALPTIAFDNSYARELEGLYAHVQASRVPAPRLLRFNQALAAELGLDLEGFDQATLAALFAGMEVPVGATPLAQAYAGHQFGGFSPQLGDGRALLLGEVIDVQGRRRDIALKGSGRTPFSRGGDGKAAVGPVLREYLVGEAMHALGVPTTRALAAVSTGEQVQREGLLPGAVLTRVAASHVRVGTFQYFAAHGEIDKLRRLADYVIARHDPQLLGSAEPYLGLLQAVAERQAALIARWMHLGFIHGVMNTDNMTISGETIDYGPCAFMEAYDPDAVFSSIDRQGRYTYSNQPQIARWNLARLAEALLPLMGSDVQRAIDQAMAVLDDFPARYEAHWLQGARAKLGLLEAQDGDLELAQDWLNLLHTQAVDFTLAWRHLAAVADGAAPQGQVLPPSALQAMFADAGALNAWLARWQARLASEAAQPPAQCAAAMRAVSPLYIPRNALVEEALSAASDHGDLMPFEQLLAVLSQPFVERPGLDRYAQPAPAEVTANYRTFCGT encoded by the coding sequence ATGACCACCGCACTGCCCACCATCGCTTTCGACAATAGCTACGCGCGCGAGCTTGAAGGCCTGTATGCCCATGTGCAGGCCAGCCGGGTCCCGGCGCCGCGCCTGCTGCGTTTCAACCAGGCCTTGGCGGCCGAGCTGGGCTTGGACTTGGAGGGATTTGACCAAGCCACCTTGGCAGCCCTGTTCGCCGGCATGGAGGTGCCGGTGGGCGCCACGCCGCTGGCGCAAGCCTATGCGGGCCACCAGTTCGGCGGCTTCTCACCTCAGCTGGGCGATGGCCGTGCCTTGCTGTTGGGCGAGGTGATTGATGTGCAGGGCCGGCGGCGCGATATCGCCTTGAAGGGTTCGGGGCGCACGCCTTTCTCGCGCGGCGGCGACGGCAAGGCGGCCGTCGGGCCGGTGCTGCGCGAATACTTGGTGGGCGAGGCCATGCATGCGCTGGGCGTGCCCACCACGCGGGCGCTGGCGGCGGTGAGCACCGGCGAGCAGGTGCAGCGCGAAGGCCTGCTGCCCGGCGCGGTGCTGACGCGAGTGGCGGCTAGCCATGTGCGGGTGGGCACGTTTCAGTATTTCGCCGCGCACGGCGAGATCGACAAGCTCCGCCGCCTGGCCGACTATGTGATTGCGCGGCACGACCCCCAACTGCTGGGTAGCGCCGAGCCCTATCTCGGCTTGCTGCAGGCGGTGGCCGAGCGCCAGGCGGCGTTGATTGCGCGCTGGATGCATCTGGGCTTCATCCACGGGGTGATGAATACCGACAATATGACCATCTCCGGCGAAACGATTGACTACGGCCCCTGCGCCTTCATGGAGGCCTATGACCCCGACGCGGTCTTCAGCTCGATCGACCGGCAGGGCCGCTACACCTACTCGAACCAACCGCAAATCGCGCGCTGGAACCTGGCCCGCTTGGCCGAGGCCTTGCTGCCGCTGATGGGCAGCGATGTGCAGCGCGCCATCGATCAGGCCATGGCGGTGCTGGACGACTTCCCGGCGCGGTATGAGGCGCACTGGCTGCAAGGCGCGCGCGCCAAGCTGGGTTTGTTGGAGGCCCAGGACGGTGATCTTGAATTGGCGCAGGATTGGTTGAACCTGCTGCACACCCAGGCGGTGGATTTCACTCTGGCCTGGCGGCATCTGGCGGCAGTGGCCGATGGCGCAGCGCCACAGGGTCAGGTCTTGCCTCCGAGCGCCTTGCAGGCCATGTTTGCGGATGCCGGTGCATTGAATGCCTGGCTCGCCCGTTGGCAGGCGCGCTTGGCCAGCGAGGCGGCCCAGCCCCCGGCGCAGTGCGCTGCAGCGATGCGGGCCGTCAGCCCGCTCTACATTCCGCGCAATGCCTTGGTGGAGGAGGCCTTGAGTGCCGCCAGCGATCATGGGGATCTGATGCCCTTCGAGCAGCTCTTGGCGGTGCTGAGCCAGCCTTTCGTCGAGCGCCCCGGCCTGGACCGCTACGCCCAGCCCGCGCCTGCGGAGGTGACGGCGAACTACCGCACTTTCTGCGGCACCTGA
- a CDS encoding DUF1697 domain-containing protein, with translation MSKTQAIACVALLRGINVGKAKRIAMADLREILSDTLGFTEVRTLLNSGNALFKATPSQLSGAAAAIAAAIEHRCGFSVAVIVVSASELHEVIAQNSLLQRQADPSQLLVAFLASAQTQAKAQALLQQDWGDEAFALGERAAYLHCASGVIDSKLAKDFARATGEAATSRNWHTVLKLQAMLEGHAD, from the coding sequence ATGAGTAAAACCCAAGCCATCGCTTGCGTGGCCCTGCTGCGCGGCATCAATGTGGGCAAGGCCAAGCGCATCGCCATGGCGGACTTGCGCGAGATCTTGAGCGACACCTTGGGCTTCACCGAGGTGCGCACCTTGCTCAATAGCGGCAACGCGCTGTTCAAGGCCACGCCAAGCCAACTGAGTGGCGCGGCGGCGGCGATTGCGGCTGCCATCGAGCATCGCTGCGGCTTTTCAGTTGCGGTGATCGTTGTCAGCGCCAGCGAATTGCACGAGGTAATCGCGCAGAACAGTCTGCTGCAGCGGCAAGCCGACCCGTCCCAATTGCTAGTTGCCTTTCTGGCCTCCGCGCAAACCCAAGCCAAGGCCCAAGCCCTGCTTCAGCAAGACTGGGGCGATGAGGCTTTTGCCCTGGGTGAGCGGGCCGCCTATCTGCATTGCGCCAGCGGCGTGATCGATTCCAAACTGGCCAAGGACTTTGCCCGCGCCACCGGCGAGGCCGCCACTTCACGCAACTGGCACACGGTGCTGAAACTGCAAGCCATGCTGGAAGGCCATGCCGATTAA
- a CDS encoding GMC family oxidoreductase yields the protein MSQEQSNKPKIADPIKEGLARGWKVFGTELDGAFRAPPAQLDCDVLIVGSGAGAGITAELLTKAGLKIIIVEEGPLRSSSDFRQLEAEAYGQLYQEAGGRKNTEQTMPILQGRCVGGSTTVNWAGAFRTPASTLEVWASKYGLSDMTPAALGPWFEQVERRLNIGEWMGEPNANNDVLRRGALKIGAEPVKMHRNVKGCWNLGSCGLGCPTNAKQSMLVTTIPAALDLGATLLVQTRAQRYELQGDRVAALICQPIHLNGDANGAPLRITAKHFVLAGGAINSPALLMRSGAPDPHKLLGKRTFLHPTLVSSAVMPEAVQGWAGAPMSVFSDHFLHQHPVDGPVGFKLETAPVHPAFAMTNLGGFGAELGPRVKAYPHTHVGIALLRDGFHAESPGGTVSLKSDGSAALAYTLSDYLLEGARRAHLSMAELQFAAGAKTVRPGHEQAADYGSWEAAKAAIARLDYKPFLTVVGSAHVMGGCSLAAEASRGVVQPDGRHWQLKNLSVHDGSLFPTSIGANPQVTVYTLAARLATGLAQSLSGKAVQLA from the coding sequence ATGAGCCAAGAACAAAGCAATAAACCCAAGATCGCCGACCCCATCAAAGAGGGTCTGGCTCGCGGCTGGAAGGTCTTCGGCACCGAGCTGGACGGCGCCTTCCGCGCCCCACCGGCTCAGCTGGACTGCGATGTGCTGATTGTCGGCAGTGGCGCGGGCGCCGGCATCACGGCCGAGCTGCTGACCAAGGCCGGCCTCAAGATCATCATCGTGGAAGAAGGCCCGCTGCGCTCCAGCAGCGACTTCCGCCAGCTCGAAGCCGAGGCCTATGGCCAGCTGTACCAAGAAGCCGGTGGCCGCAAGAACACCGAGCAGACCATGCCGATCCTGCAAGGGCGCTGCGTGGGCGGCTCCACCACGGTCAACTGGGCAGGGGCCTTCCGCACGCCGGCTTCCACGCTGGAAGTCTGGGCCAGCAAATACGGCCTCAGCGATATGACGCCCGCGGCCCTGGGGCCCTGGTTTGAGCAGGTGGAGCGGCGGCTGAATATCGGTGAGTGGATGGGCGAGCCCAATGCCAATAACGATGTGCTGCGGCGCGGCGCGCTGAAGATTGGCGCCGAGCCGGTCAAGATGCATCGCAATGTGAAGGGTTGCTGGAACCTGGGCTCCTGCGGCCTGGGCTGCCCCACCAATGCCAAGCAGTCCATGCTGGTCACCACCATTCCGGCGGCGCTTGATCTGGGCGCCACCTTGCTGGTGCAAACGCGCGCACAGCGCTACGAGTTGCAGGGCGACCGGGTGGCGGCACTGATCTGCCAACCCATCCACCTCAATGGCGATGCCAATGGTGCGCCGCTGCGCATCACGGCCAAGCATTTCGTGCTGGCCGGTGGCGCCATCAACTCGCCCGCTCTGCTGATGCGCTCGGGCGCGCCCGACCCGCACAAGCTGCTGGGCAAGCGCACCTTTTTGCACCCCACCCTGGTCAGCAGCGCCGTCATGCCCGAGGCCGTGCAGGGTTGGGCCGGCGCGCCCATGAGCGTCTTCTCCGACCATTTCCTGCACCAGCATCCGGTGGACGGCCCGGTCGGTTTCAAGCTCGAAACCGCGCCGGTGCACCCGGCTTTTGCGATGACCAATCTGGGTGGCTTCGGCGCCGAGCTGGGCCCGCGCGTCAAAGCCTATCCGCACACCCATGTGGGCATCGCCCTGCTGCGCGACGGCTTCCATGCCGAGTCGCCCGGCGGCACAGTGAGCCTCAAGTCCGACGGCAGCGCCGCCCTGGCCTACACCTTGAGCGACTATTTGCTGGAAGGCGCCCGCCGCGCCCACCTCAGCATGGCCGAGCTGCAATTCGCCGCCGGCGCCAAGACCGTGCGCCCCGGCCACGAACAGGCCGCTGACTACGGCAGCTGGGAGGCCGCCAAAGCCGCGATTGCACGTTTGGACTACAAGCCCTTCCTGACCGTGGTCGGCAGCGCCCACGTGATGGGCGGCTGCAGCTTGGCCGCCGAGGCCAGCCGCGGCGTGGTGCAGCCAGACGGCCGGCATTGGCAGCTCAAGAACCTGTCGGTGCATGACGGCTCGCTCTTCCCCACCAGCATCGGCGCCAATCCGCAGGTCACGGTCTACACCCTGGCCGCGCGCCTGGCCACCGGCCTGGCGCAAAGCCTCAGCGGCAAGGCGGTGCAACTGGCTTGA
- a CDS encoding lysophospholipid acyltransferase family protein: protein MSLAKFTGHFLAGLARLITGAQGHWKGCPPKAEQRIYFANHQSHFDWVLIWAALPGDMRAQTRPIAARDYWTSSPLKTWLTTAVFNAVYVSRTRATPDDDPLEPLADALTAGDSLVIFPEGTRSNKGEPQPFKAGLFHLAEQFPQVVLVPTWIDNVQRVMPKGEVVPVPILCTVTFGEPLHLEAGEDKRAFLERARAAVLAQRPAGERP, encoded by the coding sequence ATGTCTCTTGCCAAATTCACCGGCCATTTTCTGGCCGGCCTGGCGCGGCTGATCACCGGCGCCCAAGGCCATTGGAAGGGCTGCCCGCCGAAGGCCGAGCAGCGCATCTATTTCGCCAACCATCAAAGCCATTTCGACTGGGTGCTGATCTGGGCCGCCCTGCCCGGGGATATGCGCGCCCAGACCCGCCCCATCGCCGCGCGTGACTACTGGACCAGCAGCCCGCTCAAGACCTGGCTCACCACTGCCGTGTTCAACGCCGTCTACGTCAGCCGCACCCGCGCCACGCCGGATGATGATCCACTCGAACCGCTGGCGGACGCGCTGACGGCCGGCGACTCGCTGGTGATCTTCCCCGAAGGCACCCGTTCCAACAAAGGCGAGCCGCAGCCCTTCAAGGCCGGGCTCTTCCATCTGGCCGAGCAGTTCCCGCAAGTCGTGCTGGTGCCAACCTGGATCGACAACGTCCAGCGCGTCATGCCCAAGGGCGAAGTGGTGCCGGTACCGATTCTGTGCACCGTGACCTTCGGCGAGCCGCTACACCTGGAGGCGGGCGAGGACAAACGCGCCTTCCTCGAACGCGCCCGCGCCGCGGTGTTGGCGCAGCGCCCCGCAGGTGAACGCCCATGA
- a CDS encoding helix-turn-helix domain-containing protein, which produces MTPKPIDACVRENLEVYFRDLEGEEPHSMHEMLIHLVEKPLLEVVMQHAAGNQSKAAEWLGINRNTLRRKLTEHKLIP; this is translated from the coding sequence ATGACACCGAAACCCATCGATGCCTGCGTGCGCGAAAACCTGGAGGTCTATTTCCGCGACCTCGAAGGCGAAGAACCCCATTCCATGCACGAGATGCTGATCCACCTGGTGGAGAAGCCCCTGCTCGAAGTGGTGATGCAGCACGCCGCCGGCAACCAAAGCAAGGCGGCCGAGTGGTTGGGCATCAACCGCAACACCTTGCGGCGCAAGCTGACCGAGCACAAGCTGATCCCTTGA
- a CDS encoding PEP-CTERM sorting domain-containing protein, with the protein MMFRKTTLALALGLASLAAQAASFNFNGQLDAGPLLGQSFSGQYSYADAALGGVGSESLSLTSFSLSFLGHNYGLADASLAPTADFQDGVFLGLSYQYASPTAQLNMTSGSFDASDAYLKYQPTSGIESSGAYAISAVPEPSSWALSLAGLLALGMLVRRRQA; encoded by the coding sequence ATGATGTTCCGTAAAACCACCCTCGCCCTGGCCTTGGGCCTGGCCAGCCTGGCTGCCCAAGCCGCCAGCTTCAACTTCAATGGCCAACTCGACGCTGGCCCCTTGCTGGGCCAGAGCTTCAGCGGCCAGTACAGCTACGCCGACGCCGCGCTAGGCGGCGTGGGTTCTGAGAGCTTGTCGTTGACCAGCTTCAGCCTGAGCTTTCTGGGCCACAACTACGGCTTGGCCGATGCCAGCTTGGCGCCGACCGCTGACTTCCAGGACGGCGTGTTCCTGGGCCTGAGCTATCAGTACGCCAGCCCCACGGCGCAGCTGAACATGACCTCGGGTAGTTTTGATGCCAGCGACGCGTACTTGAAGTACCAGCCAACGTCGGGCATTGAGAGCTCGGGCGCCTACGCCATCAGCGCCGTGCCTGAGCCTTCGAGCTGGGCCTTGAGCTTGGCCGGCTTGCTGGCCTTGGGCATGTTGGTTCGCCGCCGCCAGGCTTAA
- the purH gene encoding bifunctional phosphoribosylaminoimidazolecarboxamide formyltransferase/IMP cyclohydrolase has protein sequence MSQLTALISVSDKTGILEFAKELHALNVRLLSTGGTAKLLADAGLPVTEVADHTGFPEMLDGRVKTLHPKVHGGLLARRDFPEHMAAAAQHGITMIDILAVNLYPFEATVAKPGCTLEDAIENIDIGGPAMVRSAAKNWKDVTVLTDASQYAGVLEELKASGKTSDKTRFAASVAAFNRIAQYDAAISNYLSARQDDGSLAEYPGQMNSTFVKVQDLRYGENSHQTAALYRDLFPAPGSLVTAKQLQGKELSYNNIADADAAWECVKAFDTPACVIIKHANPCGVAIGANPAEAYAKALKTDPTSAFGGIIAFNRPVDAAAAQHVSKQFVEVLMAPAFSDEARAIFAAKVNVRLLEIALPAGGATPFSQGRNAVDSKRVGSGILLQTADNHFLKASDLKVVTTKQPTAQELQDLLFAWTVAQYVKSNAIVFCAGGMTLGVGAGQMSRIDSARIASIKAENAGLTLQGSAVASDAFFPFRDGLDVVVDAGATSVIQPGGSMRDDEVIAAANERGIAMVFSGVRHFRH, from the coding sequence ATGTCTCAACTCACTGCTCTGATCTCCGTGTCCGACAAGACCGGCATCCTCGAATTCGCCAAGGAACTGCACGCCCTGAACGTGCGCCTGCTGTCCACCGGCGGCACGGCCAAGCTGCTGGCTGACGCGGGCCTGCCCGTCACCGAGGTGGCTGACCACACCGGCTTCCCCGAGATGCTGGACGGCCGCGTCAAGACCCTGCACCCCAAGGTGCACGGTGGCCTGCTGGCGCGCCGCGACTTCCCCGAGCACATGGCCGCCGCTGCCCAGCACGGCATCACCATGATCGACATCCTGGCCGTCAACCTCTACCCCTTTGAAGCCACCGTGGCCAAGCCCGGCTGCACGCTGGAAGACGCGATCGAGAACATCGACATCGGCGGCCCGGCCATGGTGCGTAGCGCCGCCAAGAACTGGAAAGACGTGACGGTGCTGACCGACGCCTCCCAATACGCCGGCGTGCTGGAAGAACTCAAGGCCAGCGGCAAGACCAGCGACAAGACTCGCTTCGCCGCCAGCGTGGCTGCCTTCAATCGCATCGCCCAATATGACGCGGCCATCAGCAACTACCTGAGCGCCCGCCAAGACGACGGCAGCCTGGCCGAGTACCCCGGCCAGATGAACTCCACCTTCGTCAAGGTGCAAGACCTGCGCTACGGCGAGAACTCGCACCAAACCGCCGCCCTGTACCGCGACCTCTTCCCCGCCCCCGGCTCGCTGGTCACCGCCAAGCAACTGCAAGGCAAGGAGCTCAGCTACAACAATATCGCTGATGCCGACGCCGCCTGGGAATGCGTCAAAGCCTTTGACACCCCCGCCTGCGTCATCATCAAGCACGCCAACCCCTGCGGCGTGGCGATCGGTGCCAACCCGGCCGAAGCCTATGCCAAGGCCTTGAAGACCGACCCCACCAGCGCCTTCGGCGGCATCATCGCCTTCAACCGCCCGGTGGACGCGGCCGCTGCCCAGCATGTCTCCAAGCAGTTCGTTGAAGTGCTGATGGCTCCGGCCTTCAGCGATGAAGCGCGCGCCATCTTCGCCGCCAAGGTGAATGTGCGCCTGTTGGAAATCGCCCTGCCCGCGGGCGGCGCCACGCCCTTCAGCCAAGGCCGCAATGCCGTCGACAGCAAGCGCGTCGGCTCCGGCATCCTGCTGCAAACCGCGGACAACCATTTCCTCAAGGCCAGCGATCTGAAGGTGGTCACCACCAAGCAGCCCACCGCGCAAGAGCTGCAAGACCTGCTGTTCGCCTGGACTGTCGCTCAGTACGTGAAGAGCAATGCCATCGTCTTCTGCGCCGGCGGCATGACCCTGGGCGTGGGTGCCGGCCAAATGAGCCGCATCGACTCGGCCCGCATCGCCTCGATCAAGGCCGAGAACGCGGGTCTGACCCTGCAAGGTTCGGCCGTCGCCAGCGACGCCTTCTTCCCCTTCCGAGACGGCTTGGATGTGGTTGTTGATGCCGGCGCCACCAGCGTCATCCAGCCCGGTGGCTCGATGCGCGACGACGAGGTGATCGCCGCCGCCAACGAGCGCGGCATCGCCATGGTGTTCAGCGGCGTGCGCCACTTCCGTCACTGA
- a CDS encoding phosphatidate cytidylyltransferase, which produces MMALLQKLAPHQQTALLFIALLSTLVLLSCSSFLMSLRESESTDEAVMARRRRWHHELRMLWLGASIFWAAWVSGPVGATVLFGVLSFLALREFITLLHTRRGDHRSLLLAFFVLLPLQYLVVGLREFNLFTVLIPVYSFLAIPVVSALAGDPRNFLERNAKIQWGIMVCIYGLSHAPALLLLDMPSYSGRGAFLLFFLVIVVSGGHLAEERAATWLRRRPLARHVDRDFSMRAWWAGVLGAALLGAALFWITPFNVWQAMLMAAAAAGAGSFGALVMEALKRDAGVRYWGNQSSITGAVGLLDRIAVLCFSAPVFFHSVRWYFRWAS; this is translated from the coding sequence ATGATGGCCTTGCTGCAAAAGCTGGCGCCGCACCAGCAAACCGCCCTGCTCTTCATCGCCTTGCTCAGCACCCTGGTGCTGCTGAGTTGCAGCAGCTTTTTGATGAGCTTGCGCGAAAGCGAAAGCACCGACGAGGCCGTGATGGCGCGGCGCCGCCGCTGGCATCATGAGTTGCGCATGTTGTGGCTGGGCGCCAGCATCTTCTGGGCCGCTTGGGTTTCGGGGCCGGTGGGGGCGACGGTGCTGTTTGGCGTGCTGTCCTTCCTGGCCTTGCGGGAGTTCATCACCTTGCTGCACACCCGCCGCGGTGACCACCGCAGCCTGCTGCTGGCCTTCTTCGTGCTGCTGCCACTGCAATACTTGGTGGTGGGCTTGCGGGAGTTCAATCTCTTCACCGTGCTGATCCCCGTCTACAGCTTTCTGGCCATTCCGGTGGTCAGCGCCCTGGCCGGTGACCCGCGCAATTTTCTGGAGCGTAACGCCAAGATTCAGTGGGGCATCATGGTCTGCATCTACGGCCTCTCGCATGCCCCCGCCCTGCTGCTGCTGGACATGCCCAGCTACTCCGGCCGTGGCGCGTTCTTGCTGTTCTTTCTGGTGATTGTGGTCAGCGGCGGTCATCTGGCCGAGGAACGCGCCGCCACCTGGCTGCGGCGCCGGCCGCTGGCCCGCCATGTTGACCGCGACTTCTCCATGCGCGCCTGGTGGGCCGGCGTGCTGGGGGCCGCGCTGCTGGGCGCAGCACTGTTCTGGATCACTCCCTTCAATGTCTGGCAAGCCATGCTGATGGCCGCGGCTGCGGCTGGAGCGGGCAGCTTCGGTGCCCTGGTGATGGAAGCGCTCAAGCGCGATGCCGGCGTGCGCTACTGGGGCAATCAAAGTTCCATCACCGGTGCGGTGGGCCTGCTGGACCGCATCGCGGTGCTGTGCTTTTCGGCACCGGTATTCTTTCACTCGGTGCGGTGGTATTTCAGGTGGGCGAGTTGA
- the dusB gene encoding tRNA dihydrouridine synthase DusB, producing MSSPMPGPQLGSHRLANALFVAPMAGVTDRPFRQLCRRMGAGYAVSEMVTSRKDLWNSLKTSRRANHEGEQGPIAVQIAGTDAPMMAEAAAYNIARGAQIIDINMGCPAKKVCSKWAGSALMQDEPLALQIVSAVVEAAAPHGVPVTLKMRTGWCESEKNAVKLALGAQAAGVAMVTVHGRTREQGYKGQAEYDTIRAVKAALQIPVVANGDIDSPEKAREVLAHTGADAIMIGRAAQGRPWIFREIAHYLSTGQTLPAPTVVEASDWLVEHLQEHYTLYGSLTGMRTARKHIGWAVRDLPGGEEFRQAMNLLESCEAQISALRQWFARMAGDYERLPYLAKPQGEPTMAGSDADDEYAMTMNANQQKELRPLA from the coding sequence ATGTCTTCCCCAATGCCTGGCCCACAGCTTGGCTCCCATCGTCTTGCCAACGCCTTGTTCGTGGCGCCCATGGCCGGCGTCACCGACCGGCCGTTCCGCCAGCTGTGCCGCCGCATGGGGGCAGGCTACGCGGTGAGCGAGATGGTGACTTCGCGCAAGGACTTGTGGAACAGCCTGAAGACCTCGCGCCGCGCCAATCATGAGGGTGAGCAAGGCCCCATCGCGGTGCAGATTGCCGGCACCGACGCGCCCATGATGGCCGAGGCCGCGGCCTACAACATCGCCCGCGGCGCGCAGATCATCGACATCAATATGGGCTGCCCGGCCAAGAAGGTGTGCAGCAAATGGGCCGGCTCGGCGCTGATGCAAGACGAACCGCTGGCCTTGCAAATCGTCAGCGCCGTGGTCGAGGCCGCAGCGCCGCATGGCGTGCCGGTGACCCTGAAGATGCGCACCGGCTGGTGTGAGAGCGAGAAAAACGCCGTCAAGCTGGCCCTGGGCGCCCAAGCCGCCGGCGTGGCCATGGTGACGGTGCATGGCCGCACCCGCGAGCAGGGCTACAAGGGCCAAGCCGAATACGACACCATCCGCGCCGTCAAGGCTGCGCTGCAGATTCCGGTGGTGGCCAATGGCGATATCGACTCGCCCGAGAAGGCCCGCGAAGTGCTCGCCCACACCGGCGCCGACGCCATCATGATTGGCCGTGCCGCCCAAGGCCGGCCCTGGATCTTCCGCGAGATCGCCCATTACCTGAGCACCGGCCAGACCCTGCCCGCCCCCACCGTGGTGGAGGCCAGCGACTGGCTGGTGGAACACCTGCAAGAACACTACACGCTCTACGGCAGCCTGACCGGCATGCGCACCGCGCGCAAGCACATCGGCTGGGCGGTGCGTGACTTGCCCGGTGGTGAAGAGTTCCGCCAGGCGATGAACCTGCTGGAAAGCTGCGAGGCGCAAATCAGCGCCCTGCGCCAATGGTTCGCCCGCATGGCGGGGGACTATGAGCGCTTGCCCTATCTTGCCAAGCCGCAAGGCGAGCCAACAATGGCAGGTTCGGACGCAGACGATGAATATGCGATGACTATGAATGCAAACCAACAAAAAGAACTGAGGCCGCTGGCATGA
- the ruvC gene encoding crossover junction endodeoxyribonuclease RuvC gives MRILGIDPGLQTTGFGVIEADGPRLSYIASGTIKTSAVATGDLPARLKIIFDGVREVTARYQPTCAAVEIVFVNVNPQSTLLLGQARGAAITALVSCDLAVSEYTALQMKKAVVGHGHAKKEQVQLMVQRLLSLPGEPGKDAADALGLAIMHAHASVSFAAMSRSTTLQRRQHAQFKGSRTY, from the coding sequence ATGCGTATCCTCGGTATTGACCCCGGTCTACAGACAACGGGCTTTGGCGTCATCGAGGCGGATGGGCCGCGCCTGAGCTATATCGCCAGCGGCACCATCAAGACCAGCGCCGTGGCCACCGGTGACTTGCCGGCGCGTTTGAAAATCATCTTCGACGGTGTGCGGGAAGTGACGGCGCGTTATCAGCCGACTTGCGCAGCGGTGGAGATCGTCTTCGTCAACGTCAACCCGCAGTCCACCTTGCTCTTGGGCCAGGCGCGCGGCGCGGCCATCACCGCCCTGGTGTCTTGCGACTTGGCGGTGTCGGAGTACACCGCGCTACAAATGAAAAAGGCCGTGGTGGGCCACGGCCATGCAAAGAAGGAGCAGGTGCAGTTGATGGTGCAGCGCCTTTTGAGCTTGCCCGGCGAGCCCGGCAAAGACGCCGCCGATGCCCTGGGCCTGGCCATCATGCACGCGCATGCCAGCGTGAGCTTCGCGGCCATGAGCCGCAGCACCACCTTGCAGCGGCGCCAGCATGCGCAGTTCAAGGGCAGCCGGACTTATTAA